A single window of Candidatus Flexicrinis affinis DNA harbors:
- the cydC gene encoding thiol reductant ABC exporter subunit CydC, giving the protein MPSHSSTLRLVTLLRPYAGRMLMAAVVGALTIVSSIGLMFTSSWLIATAALQPTIAELGVSVVLVRAFGIGRAGFRYLERIAGHQAAFRLLGDLRVAFYDAVEPLAPAVIRQWRTGDLHQRVIADVESLQNVYLRALAPAGSALVVTLAAVLFLSLLDPWIGLTVALVMVLTGVGHPLLTWRLSWLPGREAAQLRSAYNVQMADYTLGMTDLLANGAHLRWQARIATTLSRLEAAERRSARGDAVSQGVGMLLSGGAMLTVLIIASARLDGVLVAACALATAAAFEAFTPLSAAAHQWGHSSESARRLFELEAMPRQAPRLLDPCPVGDLVFEHVDFRHGSDLPLVVRDFNARIPYGAHVTITGPSGAGKSTLVNLVAGFEQPSGGRIALGGVDITRVEPEALRTRLGIQMQRADLFNTSILENIRLARPDASDEDVERVAEMVQLGPWIERLPDGIRTIVGESGATISGGQRQRIAAARVILRDAPIWILDEPTAHLDRATADALMRAIEAAAEGRTLIVMQHEADKAIEPAEDQTLVLAV; this is encoded by the coding sequence ATGCCCAGCCATAGCTCCACACTCCGGCTCGTCACGCTGCTCAGACCCTATGCGGGGCGTATGCTGATGGCGGCGGTTGTCGGCGCGCTCACGATCGTCAGCAGCATTGGCTTGATGTTCACGTCGTCATGGCTGATCGCAACCGCCGCGCTCCAGCCCACGATCGCCGAACTCGGAGTATCTGTCGTACTCGTGCGCGCGTTCGGCATCGGGCGCGCGGGTTTCCGATACCTTGAGCGAATTGCCGGCCACCAAGCAGCATTCCGCCTCTTGGGCGACCTGCGTGTTGCGTTCTACGATGCCGTCGAGCCGCTCGCGCCAGCGGTCATCCGTCAGTGGCGCACCGGCGACCTGCACCAGCGGGTAATCGCCGACGTCGAGTCGCTGCAGAACGTGTACTTACGCGCCCTCGCGCCCGCCGGATCTGCGCTGGTCGTGACGTTAGCCGCCGTGCTGTTCCTGTCGCTGCTCGACCCATGGATTGGCCTTACGGTGGCGTTGGTCATGGTGCTCACGGGCGTGGGGCATCCGCTGCTCACGTGGCGACTGAGCTGGCTTCCCGGCCGCGAGGCCGCGCAGCTGCGGTCGGCCTACAACGTTCAGATGGCCGACTATACGCTTGGCATGACCGACCTGCTGGCGAACGGCGCACATCTGCGCTGGCAGGCGCGGATCGCGACGACTCTGTCACGGCTCGAAGCGGCCGAACGCCGCAGCGCGCGGGGCGATGCGGTATCGCAGGGTGTCGGCATGCTGCTGAGCGGCGGCGCGATGCTCACAGTGCTGATCATCGCATCCGCACGGTTGGACGGCGTGCTGGTCGCCGCCTGCGCGCTGGCAACCGCCGCCGCATTCGAGGCGTTCACGCCGCTGTCCGCCGCGGCGCACCAATGGGGTCACTCTTCAGAGTCCGCGCGGCGGCTGTTCGAGCTTGAGGCGATGCCGCGCCAAGCCCCTCGCCTACTGGACCCATGCCCAGTTGGCGATCTGGTCTTCGAACACGTCGATTTCAGGCACGGCTCCGATCTGCCGCTGGTCGTTCGGGACTTCAACGCGCGCATACCGTATGGCGCGCACGTGACGATCACAGGGCCAAGCGGCGCAGGCAAGTCGACGCTGGTCAATCTGGTCGCGGGATTCGAGCAGCCGAGCGGCGGACGGATCGCGCTGGGCGGCGTCGACATCACACGGGTCGAACCGGAGGCGCTCCGTACGCGGCTCGGTATTCAGATGCAGCGCGCCGACCTATTCAATACAAGCATTCTAGAGAACATCCGCCTTGCACGGCCGGACGCGTCCGATGAAGACGTAGAGCGCGTGGCCGAGATGGTGCAGCTCGGGCCGTGGATCGAGCGTCTGCCCGACGGTATTCGCACCATTGTGGGCGAAAGTGGCGCGACGATCAGCGGCGGTCAGCGCCAGCGAATCGCGGCTGCACGCGTCATCCTACGCGACGCGCCGATTTGGATACTGGACGAGCCGACCGCCCATTTGGATCGGGCGACCGCCGACGCCTTAATGCGTGCGATCGAGGCGGCGGCAGAGGGGCGCACGTTGATTGTCATGCAGCATGAGGCCGACAAGGCCATCGAACCGGCAGAGGATCAGACACTTGTGCTTGCCGTGTAG
- the glgP gene encoding alpha-glucan family phosphorylase yields the protein MRPVATVHVVPVLPKPIERLSDLAYNLRWSWDQATIDLFRRLDGDLWEETYHNPVLMLGRIAQDRLNQVVSDPAFMNTYHKVVEDHDAYMNDKETWYITHRTGGKTKSSPVIAYFSMEYGLSECLQTYSGGLGILSGDHLKSASDLGLPLVGIGLLYQEGYFQQYLNADGYQQEIYPINDVANVPITLMRDSRGAPLKVEVPLPGRSLYAQVWKVQVGRVPLFLLDSNIADNPRSDDRNITDRLYGGDRRQRIRQELLLGIGGIRALEAMGMRPSVCHMNEGHSAFLALERIRILMNEAGINFSQAKEILRTSTLFTTHTPVPAGLERFGYDLIDEHFGEYWGQLGLNRDQFHDLGRETIDNYDLFSMAVLAIRLASDANGVAELHGDVSRGMWAWLFPNVPIQEIPINSITNGIHIQTWVSREMATLFDRYLAPSWRLEEQLEDAWSAVDSIPDAELWHTHERRRDRLVGFVRSRLQSHLQRRGASQREVEAAAEVLNPDALTIGFARRFATYKRATLIFRDVDRLKALVNNPERPVQFIFSGKAHPHDEEGKAFIKRIVNLARDPDLRQSIVFLENYDMLVARYLVQGVDVWLNNPRRPKEASGTSGMKVVYNGGLNFSSLDGWWAEAYTPEVGWAIGAGEEYSERAAEAQDAIESEALYNVLEQDIIPLFYDRSRDSLPRGWIRKVKSSIKALAPFFNTRRMVMEYAQRYYLPEFDRAYHLTHPDLKRGLAFAAWRASLDQAWRGVRVLRVDVPGDTMNVGEQVEIKAVISLGQLQPGDVSVQLYSGPLSTDGDIDEGEAIEMAHVSNRNGEHVYAATLGYGFSGNRGLSVRVLPKHDTLSTPFLPGLITWA from the coding sequence ATAAGACCAGTCGCAACAGTTCACGTTGTCCCTGTGCTGCCCAAGCCAATCGAACGCCTGAGCGATCTGGCGTACAACTTGCGGTGGTCGTGGGATCAAGCGACGATTGACCTCTTCCGCAGGCTGGATGGCGACCTGTGGGAGGAGACGTATCACAATCCGGTGCTGATGCTGGGCCGGATCGCGCAGGACCGGCTGAATCAGGTGGTGTCCGATCCGGCGTTCATGAACACGTACCACAAGGTCGTAGAAGATCACGACGCCTACATGAATGACAAGGAAACGTGGTATATCACCCACCGGACCGGCGGCAAGACCAAGTCCAGTCCGGTCATCGCGTACTTCTCGATGGAATACGGCCTGTCTGAGTGCCTGCAAACCTATTCCGGTGGCTTGGGCATTCTCAGCGGCGACCACCTCAAGAGCGCCAGCGACCTCGGCTTGCCGCTGGTTGGCATCGGCCTGCTGTATCAAGAGGGATATTTCCAGCAGTACCTGAATGCCGACGGCTATCAGCAGGAAATCTACCCGATCAACGACGTCGCCAACGTGCCGATTACGCTTATGCGCGACAGCAGGGGTGCGCCGCTCAAGGTCGAGGTTCCGCTTCCGGGGCGATCGCTGTACGCGCAGGTCTGGAAGGTGCAGGTCGGGCGCGTGCCGCTCTTCCTGCTCGACAGCAACATCGCGGACAATCCCCGTTCCGACGACCGCAACATAACCGACCGACTGTACGGCGGCGATCGTCGCCAGCGCATCCGGCAGGAACTCCTGCTGGGAATTGGGGGCATCCGCGCGCTTGAAGCGATGGGTATGCGCCCGTCGGTGTGTCACATGAACGAGGGCCACAGCGCGTTCCTTGCGCTGGAGCGCATCCGCATTTTGATGAACGAGGCGGGTATCAACTTCTCTCAAGCGAAGGAGATCCTGCGCACGAGCACGCTGTTCACCACCCACACACCGGTGCCCGCCGGGTTGGAGCGATTCGGCTACGACCTGATCGACGAACACTTTGGCGAGTATTGGGGACAGCTTGGCCTCAATCGCGACCAGTTCCACGACCTCGGCCGAGAGACGATCGACAACTACGACCTGTTCTCCATGGCCGTCCTTGCGATCCGACTTGCTTCGGATGCGAACGGCGTCGCAGAACTGCACGGAGACGTATCGCGCGGGATGTGGGCGTGGCTGTTCCCGAACGTCCCCATTCAGGAAATCCCGATCAACTCGATCACGAACGGCATCCACATTCAGACGTGGGTCAGCCGAGAGATGGCTACGCTGTTCGATCGATATCTCGCCCCGTCGTGGAGATTGGAAGAGCAGCTCGAAGATGCGTGGAGCGCCGTCGACAGCATCCCGGATGCGGAACTGTGGCACACCCACGAACGGCGGCGCGACCGGCTCGTCGGGTTCGTGCGCTCGCGCCTGCAATCGCACTTGCAGCGCCGCGGCGCATCGCAGCGCGAAGTGGAAGCAGCGGCTGAAGTCCTCAACCCGGATGCGCTCACCATCGGGTTTGCGCGCCGGTTTGCCACTTACAAGCGCGCCACGCTCATCTTCCGCGACGTCGACCGCTTGAAGGCGCTGGTCAACAACCCGGAACGCCCTGTGCAGTTTATCTTCTCAGGCAAGGCGCATCCCCACGATGAAGAAGGCAAGGCCTTCATCAAACGAATCGTTAATTTGGCCCGCGACCCCGATCTGCGTCAGAGTATCGTGTTCCTCGAGAATTACGACATGCTCGTTGCGCGGTACTTGGTGCAAGGCGTCGATGTTTGGTTGAATAACCCGCGTCGGCCGAAAGAAGCGAGTGGAACCAGCGGCATGAAGGTCGTCTACAACGGCGGGCTGAACTTCAGCTCGCTGGATGGGTGGTGGGCGGAAGCCTACACGCCGGAGGTTGGTTGGGCGATCGGCGCTGGCGAGGAATACAGCGAGCGCGCCGCCGAGGCACAGGACGCGATCGAATCCGAGGCGCTGTACAACGTGCTGGAGCAGGACATCATCCCGCTGTTCTACGACCGCAGCAGAGACAGTCTTCCGCGCGGTTGGATTCGCAAGGTGAAGTCGAGCATCAAGGCGCTAGCGCCGTTCTTCAACACGCGCCGAATGGTCATGGAGTATGCGCAGCGGTACTACTTGCCCGAGTTCGACCGTGCATACCACCTCACCCACCCTGACCTGAAGCGCGGTCTGGCGTTTGCCGCGTGGCGCGCGAGCCTCGATCAGGCGTGGCGGGGCGTGCGTGTACTGCGCGTCGACGTGCCGGGCGATACGATGAACGTCGGCGAACAGGTCGAGATCAAGGCGGTGATTTCACTGGGTCAACTGCAGCCGGGCGACGTGTCGGTTCAGCTCTACTCCGGCCCGCTGTCGACCGACGGCGACATCGACGAAGGCGAAGCCATCGAAATGGCGCACGTCTCCAACCGCAATGGCGAACACGTCTATGCGGCGACTCTCGGGTACGGCTTCAGCGGCAATCGCGGGCTTTCGGTGCGCGTGCTTCCTAAACACGACACCCTCTCGACGCCGTTCCTGCCCGGGCTGATAACGTGGGCCTAG
- a CDS encoding LysM peptidoglycan-binding domain-containing protein → MNWKRVILLLLVVLLVVPVAAQEADAPAQILESDVTYTVVARDNLDRIGAFFDVRVACIRETNNLPVGAILQPGDQLVISAACPAYDGAAPVINPRPNAPGRTGADGTYVVRPQDTLDEIGQLFNISVQALKQVNGVADGRRLEAGTVIVLPVNAPEYGTFPALTMANAPEMSGVPGQTYVTVAGDTLMGIAQRFNISVVTLRVVNRLGFAPNVAPGTSLFIPEGATPYDQFPNAAELQQLRSRAEGAEFSGNVVVVQPQETVDGIGARLNKDHYCILAANNITNTRLVIPGTALVIPAECGPYTGFDVVGG, encoded by the coding sequence ATGAACTGGAAGCGGGTAATCCTACTCCTGCTCGTCGTGCTGTTGGTCGTGCCCGTGGCGGCTCAAGAGGCCGACGCGCCGGCGCAAATTCTTGAATCGGACGTAACGTATACAGTGGTAGCCCGAGACAACCTCGATCGAATTGGGGCCTTCTTCGATGTACGGGTGGCCTGCATACGCGAGACGAACAACCTCCCGGTCGGCGCCATTTTGCAGCCGGGCGACCAGCTTGTCATCAGTGCGGCGTGCCCGGCCTACGACGGGGCCGCGCCGGTGATCAACCCGCGGCCCAACGCGCCGGGACGTACCGGTGCGGACGGGACGTATGTCGTGCGCCCGCAGGACACGCTCGACGAGATCGGACAGCTCTTCAATATCTCGGTGCAGGCGCTCAAGCAGGTCAACGGTGTCGCCGATGGCCGTCGTCTTGAGGCCGGTACGGTCATCGTGCTGCCGGTGAATGCGCCGGAATACGGCACGTTCCCGGCGCTGACGATGGCCAACGCGCCCGAGATGTCCGGAGTCCCGGGCCAGACATACGTGACAGTCGCCGGGGACACGCTGATGGGCATTGCGCAGCGGTTCAACATCTCGGTCGTGACGCTGCGGGTTGTCAATCGGCTTGGCTTTGCGCCGAACGTTGCACCCGGGACATCGCTGTTCATCCCGGAAGGCGCGACGCCGTACGATCAGTTCCCGAACGCCGCGGAACTGCAGCAGCTCCGATCGCGCGCCGAGGGCGCCGAGTTCTCCGGTAACGTTGTGGTCGTCCAACCTCAGGAGACGGTGGACGGCATTGGCGCGCGGCTCAACAAGGATCACTACTGTATCCTCGCCGCGAACAACATCACGAACACGCGGCTTGTAATCCCCGGCACGGCGCTGGTGATCCCTGCCGAGTGCGGCCCGTATACCGGGTTCGATGTGGTTGGCGGGTAG
- a CDS encoding S8 family serine peptidase: MRSVRILLVALALSALLASVGSSAQPIPLGVPAAPNALAPIWVAELAPGIDPDQAAAQVGLVNRGAVPGSANRYVFGPAGELDIAAPAPQAMYTQEARQSGLVFLQQQVALNRYPRVSDPLYGDQWHLKNTGQGGGTSGVDANVEPAWANGYTGTGVVVSSVDDGVWHTNPDLTPNYSPSLSYDFVGNDPNPEGGWHGTSVAGVMAAADDGTNCGVGSAYDATLSGVRLLGGFTTDAMEAQALGFMPQGIDIYNNSWGPSDNGATLEGPGPLTLAAIETGITSGRNGLGSIYVWASGNGKASNDNVNADGYANSRYTIAVAALSNFGTNPWYSERGSAILISAPSSGGSLGITTTGGSSSGCTSGFGGTSSASPLAAGVIALMLEANPNLTWRDVQHILVQTAAPVDPSHPDWQTNGAGHDYNHFYGFGRIDADAAVALAESWGGAGPEIAYDSGAINTNSAIQDGPNGAWTSIQFNVTDAINVESVDVWVTATHSSRGQLVFELESPSGMVSVLMAGRPDTGDNYTNWRFNSVAHWDELAIGTWTLRVRDAVAGTTGTLNSVRMAIYGTDSDSIVITRDPLDAIVLYDEAVELSVAAAGQNLSYQWYNGASGDTSSPISGAESATLVTDPLTSGALFWVRVDNGVVSVDSATASVSVTNSVQALRDPAFDLGLGAWAFVRESKLKCYRTYVSAPCSMRLKNTASSVGVAKQTLQAATYDFSLRSTDSFRVRFFALADPAVNAVVQVKVKHADPLANTLKLLIPVPADGTWHLLESQAWLYRDDVTKVVFKVKDSSSQAGAKLWVDDAELYHERGVIRRTADQDVLPPPAAPSGFRSPG; the protein is encoded by the coding sequence ATGCGCTCAGTTCGAATTCTATTGGTAGCTTTAGCTTTGTCCGCCCTGCTGGCTAGCGTCGGGTCGTCAGCCCAGCCGATACCGCTCGGCGTACCTGCCGCGCCTAACGCGTTGGCCCCAATTTGGGTGGCCGAGCTTGCGCCGGGGATCGACCCCGATCAGGCCGCGGCGCAGGTCGGTCTGGTGAATCGCGGCGCCGTACCCGGCAGTGCTAACCGTTACGTGTTCGGGCCGGCAGGCGAGCTTGACATCGCCGCGCCTGCGCCTCAGGCGATGTACACGCAAGAGGCGCGCCAGTCCGGCCTCGTGTTCTTGCAGCAGCAGGTGGCGCTCAATCGTTACCCGCGCGTGAGCGACCCGTTGTACGGCGATCAATGGCACCTGAAGAACACCGGTCAGGGCGGCGGCACGAGTGGAGTTGACGCGAACGTCGAACCGGCGTGGGCGAATGGCTACACGGGAACCGGAGTCGTCGTTTCGAGCGTCGACGATGGCGTGTGGCACACCAACCCCGATCTCACGCCGAACTACAGCCCTTCGCTCAGCTACGACTTCGTCGGCAACGACCCGAACCCCGAAGGCGGTTGGCACGGCACGTCCGTCGCTGGTGTGATGGCTGCGGCCGACGACGGGACGAACTGCGGTGTCGGCTCTGCGTACGACGCCACGCTCTCCGGCGTGCGGCTGCTCGGCGGCTTCACGACAGATGCAATGGAAGCCCAGGCCCTCGGTTTCATGCCGCAGGGCATCGACATCTACAACAACAGTTGGGGCCCGTCAGACAACGGCGCGACGCTCGAAGGGCCCGGCCCGCTCACGTTAGCGGCCATCGAAACGGGAATCACGTCAGGACGAAACGGCCTCGGGTCGATCTACGTGTGGGCGTCTGGCAACGGCAAGGCGTCGAACGACAACGTCAACGCCGACGGTTACGCCAATTCGCGCTACACCATCGCGGTCGCGGCCCTCAGCAACTTCGGGACAAACCCGTGGTACAGTGAACGCGGCTCGGCCATCCTGATCAGTGCCCCCAGCAGCGGCGGGTCGCTCGGCATCACGACCACGGGCGGCAGTTCCAGCGGGTGCACGAGTGGCTTTGGCGGGACAAGCTCGGCATCTCCGCTGGCTGCGGGAGTCATCGCCTTGATGCTCGAGGCCAATCCCAATTTGACGTGGCGCGACGTGCAGCACATTCTCGTCCAAACCGCCGCGCCGGTCGACCCATCTCACCCCGACTGGCAGACTAACGGGGCGGGACACGACTACAACCACTTCTACGGATTCGGCCGTATCGACGCCGATGCAGCGGTCGCGCTGGCGGAGTCGTGGGGCGGTGCAGGGCCGGAGATCGCCTATGACAGTGGAGCGATCAATACCAACAGCGCCATTCAGGACGGCCCGAACGGCGCATGGACGTCGATCCAGTTCAACGTGACCGACGCGATCAACGTCGAATCAGTGGATGTGTGGGTGACGGCAACTCATTCCAGCCGTGGTCAGCTCGTGTTCGAGCTCGAGTCTCCGTCCGGAATGGTCAGCGTGCTAATGGCGGGCCGGCCCGACACGGGAGACAACTACACTAATTGGCGATTCAACTCTGTCGCGCATTGGGACGAGCTGGCGATAGGCACGTGGACGCTTCGCGTGCGCGATGCCGTTGCGGGCACCACCGGCACGCTCAACAGCGTGCGCATGGCCATCTACGGCACCGACAGCGACAGTATCGTTATCACGCGCGATCCGCTGGACGCAATCGTCCTTTACGACGAGGCAGTCGAATTGTCCGTCGCTGCGGCCGGCCAGAATCTATCATATCAATGGTATAACGGGGCCTCGGGCGATACGTCTAGCCCGATCAGCGGCGCGGAATCGGCGACGCTCGTCACCGATCCTCTGACCTCTGGCGCGTTGTTCTGGGTGCGCGTCGACAACGGCGTCGTTTCGGTCGACAGCGCAACGGCGTCGGTCAGCGTCACCAACAGTGTTCAGGCACTGCGCGACCCGGCATTCGACCTCGGCCTCGGTGCGTGGGCGTTTGTCAGAGAGAGCAAGCTCAAGTGCTACAGGACGTACGTGTCGGCACCGTGCAGCATGCGCTTGAAGAACACCGCTTCGAGCGTAGGAGTAGCAAAGCAGACTCTTCAGGCGGCGACGTATGACTTCTCCCTGCGCAGCACCGACTCGTTCCGAGTGCGCTTCTTTGCTCTTGCCGATCCAGCCGTCAACGCGGTCGTGCAGGTCAAGGTCAAGCATGCCGACCCGCTTGCCAACACACTCAAGCTTTTGATTCCGGTACCGGCGGACGGCACGTGGCATCTCCTCGAGAGTCAAGCGTGGCTGTATCGCGATGACGTCACCAAAGTCGTCTTCAAGGTCAAGGATTCGTCGTCACAGGCTGGCGCCAAGCTGTGGGTTGACGACGCGGAGCTCTATCACGAACGCGGCGTGATCCGGCGCACGGCGGACCAAGACGTGCTCCCGCCGCCTGCCGCGCCAAGCGGATTCCGCAGTCCCGGCTAG
- a CDS encoding flippase-like domain-containing protein yields MNRRRMLMFALSIGISAVFLLLAFRGLRPEDAWDAIRKAQFGWLAVGFAISFAVRLVVTRRWKYLIDGVQPVPFKRLYELVNIGYMGNNIYPFRAGEVLRCVLLQRSHKVPIAQSGVSVLVERAFDGIVMVTFVLVGLIALNLESDILRNGAVVTGIWFLAAVLMFFFLALRPSLFRRLSGWLAKRLPERFGARLLILTDDIINGTVGLSRPRDLIGAIGTSYLTWMIEALAYTAVAVAFNVVPVNYLLMLIVVGAVNLGQIIPSSPGGVGVFEYFASTVLIAFGVPQADAVAYALLAHVIIWLPPTLHGFVILSRQGLSLSTVAHARELQEA; encoded by the coding sequence ATGAACCGCAGACGAATGCTGATGTTTGCGCTGAGTATTGGAATCAGCGCGGTCTTCTTGCTGCTGGCATTTCGCGGTCTGCGGCCCGAAGACGCGTGGGATGCCATTCGAAAAGCGCAGTTCGGTTGGCTTGCGGTCGGCTTCGCAATTTCATTTGCTGTGCGCCTTGTCGTCACGCGGCGCTGGAAGTACCTGATCGACGGCGTCCAGCCGGTACCCTTCAAACGCCTGTACGAGCTGGTCAATATCGGCTACATGGGCAACAACATTTATCCGTTCCGCGCGGGCGAAGTCCTGCGCTGTGTGCTACTTCAGCGTTCACACAAAGTCCCGATCGCCCAAAGCGGCGTGAGCGTATTGGTCGAGCGCGCCTTCGATGGCATCGTCATGGTCACGTTCGTCCTCGTGGGGTTGATTGCGCTGAACCTCGAGAGTGACATCTTACGCAACGGGGCAGTGGTGACCGGCATTTGGTTCCTTGCCGCGGTGCTGATGTTCTTCTTTCTTGCACTGCGGCCCAGCTTGTTTCGTCGGCTGTCGGGCTGGCTTGCCAAGCGCCTGCCGGAACGTTTCGGCGCGCGCCTGCTGATACTCACCGACGACATCATCAACGGGACAGTCGGCCTCAGCCGGCCACGTGACCTGATCGGCGCGATTGGCACATCCTACCTAACGTGGATGATCGAGGCGCTAGCTTACACGGCGGTTGCCGTCGCATTTAACGTCGTGCCGGTAAACTACCTTCTGATGCTGATCGTGGTTGGCGCGGTGAACCTCGGCCAGATCATACCGTCGTCGCCCGGCGGTGTCGGCGTGTTCGAATACTTCGCCTCCACCGTGCTGATCGCGTTTGGCGTACCACAGGCCGATGCCGTCGCCTATGCGCTGCTCGCCCACGTCATCATTTGGCTGCCGCCAACGCTCCACGGTTTCGTCATCCTCAGCCGGCAGGGCCTGTCTCTGTCGACCGTTGCCCACGCCCGCGAGCTGCAAGAAGCCTAG
- a CDS encoding RluA family pseudouridine synthase, whose product MELVADEPADRLDRWLSERIARLTRAQIQTIIRDGGVTIDGRPAKPAAKLKGRGERIRIVIPPPPPSELIPDALPLDVLYEEPSFAVINKPAGMIVHPGAGVERGTLANALLARYPELAQVKGQRRHGIVHRLDKMTSGAMVVARTEEALNALAKQFAGRTVSKQYVALLESAPKPDAGTIALPIARDPEHRTRMAVVRNGRSAVTHYRVVETFTGGYALVEARIETGRTHQIRVHFAHVGCPVVGDTTYGFRKPRIKLGRTFLHAARLAFDHPRDGRRLEFAAPLPDELERVLRRLRAP is encoded by the coding sequence ATTGAGCTCGTCGCTGACGAGCCGGCAGATAGGCTCGACCGCTGGCTATCGGAACGCATTGCCCGACTGACACGCGCGCAGATCCAGACGATAATTCGAGACGGGGGCGTGACGATAGACGGGCGACCAGCAAAACCGGCGGCCAAGCTCAAGGGGCGCGGCGAGCGTATTCGCATAGTCATTCCACCGCCACCACCGAGCGAACTAATCCCCGACGCACTCCCGCTTGATGTGCTGTACGAAGAGCCGTCTTTCGCCGTGATCAACAAACCCGCCGGAATGATTGTGCATCCGGGCGCTGGCGTCGAGCGCGGTACGCTGGCCAACGCATTACTGGCCCGCTATCCTGAACTGGCGCAGGTGAAGGGCCAGCGACGGCACGGAATCGTGCACAGGCTCGACAAGATGACGTCGGGCGCGATGGTCGTGGCGCGCACGGAGGAGGCGCTCAACGCACTTGCCAAGCAGTTTGCGGGGCGCACGGTCTCAAAGCAGTACGTAGCGCTGCTCGAATCGGCACCCAAGCCCGACGCCGGAACGATCGCACTTCCAATCGCGCGCGACCCCGAGCACCGCACGCGTATGGCCGTTGTCCGCAATGGACGATCCGCGGTCACGCATTATCGCGTGGTCGAAACGTTCACTGGCGGATACGCGCTCGTCGAAGCCCGCATTGAAACCGGACGCACGCACCAGATTCGTGTCCATTTCGCACACGTCGGGTGTCCGGTTGTCGGAGATACGACCTATGGTTTTCGGAAGCCGCGGATAAAATTGGGGCGCACGTTTCTGCACGCCGCCCGACTCGCCTTTGACCATCCGAGGGATGGACGACGGCTTGAGTTTGCGGCGCCGTTACCCGATGAACTTGAGCGCGTTCTCAGGCGCCTGCGCGCTCCCTGA